Proteins encoded in a region of the Panthera tigris isolate Pti1 chromosome B2, P.tigris_Pti1_mat1.1, whole genome shotgun sequence genome:
- the EHMT2 gene encoding histone-lysine N-methyltransferase EHMT2 isoform X6, giving the protein MAAAAGAAAAAAAEGEAPAEMGALVLEKEPRGATERVHGSLGDTPRSEETLPKASPDSLEPAGPSSPASVTVTVGDEGADTPVGATPLIGDESENLEGDGDLHGGRILLGHATKSFPSSPSKGGACPSRAKMSMTGAGKSPPSVQSLAMRLLSMPGAQGAAAAGPEPPPATPSPEGQPKVHRARKTMSKPGNGQPPVPEKRPPEVQHFRMSDDVHSLGKMTSDVAKRRKLNSSGGLSEVEALAEQLSEEEEEEEEEEEEEEEEEEEEEEEEEDEESGNQSDRSGSSGRRKAKKKWRKDSPWVKPSRKRRKREPPRAKEPRGVSNDTSSLETERGFEELPLCSCRMEAPKIDRISERAGHKCMATESVDGELSGCNAAILKRETMRPSSRVALMVLCETHRARMVKHHCCPGCGYFCTAGTFLECHPDFRVAHRFHKACVSQLNGMVFCPHCGEDASEAQEVTIPRGDGVTPPAGTAAPAPPPLAQDAPGRADTSQPSARMRGHGEPRRPPCDPLADTIDSSGPSLTLPNGGCLSAVGLPPGPGREALEKALVIQESERRKKLRFHPRQLYLSVKQGELQKVILMLLDNLDPNFQSDQQSKRTPLHAAAQKGSVEICHVLLQAGANINAVDKQQRTPLMEAVVNNHLEAARYMVQRGGCVYSKEEDGSTCLHHAAKIGNLEMVSLLLSTGQVDVNAQDSGGWTPIIWAAEHKHIEVIRMLLTRGADVTLTDNEENICLHWASFTGSAAIAEVLLNARCDLHAVNYHGDTPLHIAARESYHDCVLLFLSRGANPELRNKEGDTAWDLTPERSDVWFALQLNRKLRLGVGNRAIRTEKIICRDVARGYENVPIPCVNGVDGEPCPEDYKYISENCETSTMNIDRNITHLQHCTCVDDCSSSNCLCGQLSIRCWYDKDGRLLQEFNKIEPPLIFECNQACSCWRNCKNRVVQSGIKVRLQLYRTAKMGWGVRALQTIPQGTFICEYVGELISDAEADVREDDSYLFDLDNKDGEVYCIDARYYGNISRFINHLCDPNIIPVRVFMLHQDLRFPRIAFFSSRDIRTGEELGFDYGDRFWDIKSKYFTCQCGSEKCKHSAEAIALEQSRLARLDPHPELLPELGSLPPVNP; this is encoded by the exons atggcggcggcggcgggagctgCAGCGGCGGCGGCCGCCGAG GGGGAGGCCCCTGCTGAGATGGGGGCGCTGGTGCTGGAGAAGGAGCCTAGAGGAGCCACTGAAAGAG TTCATGGCTCTTTGGGGGACACCCCTCGTAGTGAGGAGACCCTACCCAAGGCCAGTCCCGACTCCCTGGAGCCTGCTGGCCCCTCATCCCCAGCCTCTGTCACGGTCACCGTGGGTGATGAGGGGGCTGACACCCCTGTAGGAGCCACACCACTCATTGGAGATGAATCTGAGAATCTCGAGGGAGATGGGGACCTCCATGGGGGCCGCATCCTGCTGG GCCATGCCACAAAGTcattcccctcttcccccagcaAGGGGGGTGCCTGTCCCAGCCGGGCCAAGATGTCAATGACAGGGGCTGGAAAATCACCCCCATCGGTCCAGAGTTTAGCTATGAGACTGCTGAGTATGCCGGGAGCCCAGGGGGCGGCAGCAGCAGGGCCTGAACCCCCTCCGGCCACACCCAGCCCAGAGGGGCAGCCCAAGGTCCACCGAGCCAGAAAAACTATGTCCAAACCAGGAAATGGGCAG cccccagtccctGAGAAGCGGCCCCCTGAAGTGCAGCATTTCCGCATGAGTGATGACGTGCACTCCTTGGGGAAGATGACCTCAG aTGTGGCCAAAAGGAGGAAGCTGAACTCCAGTGGTGGCCTG TCTGAGGTTGAAGCTCTGGCTGAACAACtaagtgaggaagaggaggaagaggaggaggaggaagaagaggaagaggaggaagaagaagaagaggaagaagaagaggaagatgaggagtCTGGCAATCAGTCTGACAGG AGTGGTTCCAGTGGCCGGCGCAAAGCCAAGAAGAAGTGGCGGAAGGACAGCCCATGGGTGAAGCCATCCCGGAAACGGCGGAAGCGCGAGCCTCCACGGGCCAAGGAGCCACGAG GGGTATCCAATGACACGTCTTCACTGGAGACAGAGCGGGGGTTTGAGGAGCTGCCCCTCTGCAGCTGCCGCATGGAGGCACCCAAGATTGACCGCATCAGCGAGAGAGCTGGGCACAAGTGCATGGCCACAGAGAGTGTGGATGGAGAG CTGTCAGGCTGCAATGCCGCAATCCTCAAGCGGGAGACCATGAGGCCGTCAAGCCGCGTGGCACTAATGGTGCTCTGTGAGACCCACCGTGCCCGCATGGTCAAACACCACTGCTGCCCAGGCTGTGGCTACTTCTGTACGGCG GGCACCTTCCTGGAGTGCCACCCCGACTTCCGTGTGGCCCACCGCTTCCACAAGGCCTGTGTGTCCCAGCTGAACGGCATGGTCTTCTGTCCCCACTGTGGGGAGGATGCATCTGAGGCCCAGGAGGTGACCATCCCCCGGGGGGATGGGGTGACCCCACCAGCTGGCACCgcagcccctgcccccccacccctggctcaggATGCCCCCGGGAGAGCAGACACTTCCCAGCCCAG TGCCCGGATGCGAGGGCATGGGGAGCCCCGGCGCCCACCCTGTGACCCTCTGGCTGACACCATCGACAGCTCAGGGCCCTCCCTGACTCTTCCCAATGGGGGCTGCCTCTCAGCCGTGGGGCTGCCACCTGGGCCAGGCCGAGAGGCCCTGGAGAAGGCCCTGGTCATCCAGGAATCGGAGAG GAGGAAGAAACTCCGCTTCCACCCCCGGCAGTTGTACCTGTCGGTGAAGCAAGGGGAGCTGCAGAAGGTGATCCTGATGCTGT TGGACAACCTGGACCCCAACTTCCAGAGCGATCAGCAGAGCAAGCGCACGCCCCTGCACGCGGCCGCCCAGAAGGGCTCCGTGGAGATCTGCCACGTGCTGCTGCAG GCAGGAGCCAACATCAATGCAGTGGACAAGCAGCAGCGCACCCCGCTGATGGAGGCTGTGGTGAACAACCACCTGGAGGCAGCACGCTACATGGTGCAGCGTGGCGGCTGTGTCTACAGCAAG GAAGAGGATGGCTCCACCTGCCTCCACCATGCAGCCAAAATTGGGAATTTGGAGATGGTCAGCCTGCTGCTCAGCACAGGACAGGTGGACGTCAACGCCCAG gACAGTGGGGGATGGACGCCCATTATCTGGGCTGCGGAGCACAAGCACATTGAGGTGATCCGCATGCTGCTGACACGGGGCGCCGATGTCACCCTCACAGACAAC GAGGAAAACATCTGCCTGCACTGGGCCTCCTTCACTGGCAGTGCTGCCATCGCCGAGGTCCTCCTCAATGCACGCTGCGACCTCCACGCTGTCAACTACCACGGTGACACGCCCCTGCACATCGCAGCGCGGGAGAGCTACCACGACTGTGTGCT gCTGTTCCTGTCACGCGGGGCGAACCCTGAGCTGCGGAACAAGGAGGGGGACACAGCATGGGACCTGACTCCTGAGCGCTCCGACGTGTGGTTTGCACTGCAGCTCAACCGCAAGCTTCGTCTTGGAGTGGGGAATCGGGCCATCCGCACCGAGAAGATCATCTGCCG GGATGTGGCTCGGGGTTATGAGAATGTGCCTATTCCCTGCGTCAACGGTGTGGACGGGGAGCCCTGCCCGGAGGATTACAAGTACATCTCAGAGAACTGTGAGACGTCCACCATGAACATCGACCGCAACATCACCCACCTGCAA CACTGCACGTGTGTGGACGACTGTTCCAGTTCCAACTGCCTATGTGGCCAGCTCAGCATTCGCTGCTGGTATGACAAG GATGGACGGCTGCTCCAGGAATTTAACAAGATCGAGCCCCCACTGATTTTCGAGTGTAACCAGGCGTGTTCCTGCTGGAGAAACTGCAAGAACCGGGTGGTGCAGAGTGGTATCAA AGTGCGACTGCAGCTCTACCGAACAGCCAAGATGGGCTGGGGGGTCCGAGCCTTGCAGACCATCCCCCAAGGAACCTTCATCTGCGA GTACGTTGGGGAGCTGATCTCCGATGCTGAGGCTGATGTAAGAGAGGATGATTCTTATCTCTTCGACCTAGACAACAAA GACGGAGAGGTGTACTGCATTGATGCCCGTTACTATGGCAACATCAGCCGCTTCATCAACCACCTGTGTGACCCCAACATCATCCCTGTCCGTGTCTTCATGCTGCACCAGGACCTCCGGTTTCCACGCATTGCCTTCTTCAGTTCCCGAGACATCCGGactggggaggagctggg GTTTGACTATGGTGACCGCTTCTGGGACATCAAAAGCAAATACTTCACCTGTCAGTGTGGCTCTGAGAAGTGCAAGCACTCAGCCGAGGCCATTGCCCTGGAACAGAGCCGCCTGGCCCGCCTGGACCCCCACCCCGAGCTGTTGCCTGAGCTCGGCTCCCTGCCCCCAGTCAATCCCTGA
- the EHMT2 gene encoding histone-lysine N-methyltransferase EHMT2 isoform X3 produces the protein MRGLPRGRGLMRARGRGRAAPPGSRGRGRGGPHRGRGRPRSLLSLPRAQASWAPQLPTGLTSPPLPCVPCQGEAPAEMGALVLEKEPRGATERVHGSLGDTPRSEETLPKASPDSLEPAGPSSPASVTVTVGDEGADTPVGATPLIGDESENLEGDGDLHGGRILLGHATKSFPSSPSKGGACPSRAKMSMTGAGKSPPSVQSLAMRLLSMPGAQGAAAAGPEPPPATPSPEGQPKVHRARKTMSKPGNGQPPVPEKRPPEVQHFRMSDDVHSLGKMTSDVAKRRKLNSSGGLSEVEALAEQLSEEEEEEEEEEEEEEEEEEEEEEEEEDEESGNQSDRSGSSGRRKAKKKWRKDSPWVKPSRKRRKREPPRAKEPRGVNGVGSSGPSEYMEVPLGSLELPSEGTLSPNHAGVSNDTSSLETERGFEELPLCSCRMEAPKIDRISERAGHKCMATESVDGELSGCNAAILKRETMRPSSRVALMVLCETHRARMVKHHCCPGCGYFCTAGTFLECHPDFRVAHRFHKACVSQLNGMVFCPHCGEDASEAQEVTIPRGDGVTPPAGTAAPAPPPLAQDAPGRADTSQPSARMRGHGEPRRPPCDPLADTIDSSGPSLTLPNGGCLSAVGLPPGPGREALEKALVIQESERRKKLRFHPRQLYLSVKQGELQKVILMLLDNLDPNFQSDQQSKRTPLHAAAQKGSVEICHVLLQAGANINAVDKQQRTPLMEAVVNNHLEAARYMVQRGGCVYSKEEDGSTCLHHAAKIGNLEMVSLLLSTGQVDVNAQDSGGWTPIIWAAEHKHIEVIRMLLTRGADVTLTDNEENICLHWASFTGSAAIAEVLLNARCDLHAVNYHGDTPLHIAARESYHDCVLLFLSRGANPELRNKEGDTAWDLTPERSDVWFALQLNRKLRLGVGNRAIRTEKIICRDVARGYENVPIPCVNGVDGEPCPEDYKYISENCETSTMNIDRNITHLQHCTCVDDCSSSNCLCGQLSIRCWYDKDGRLLQEFNKIEPPLIFECNQACSCWRNCKNRVVQSGIKVRLQLYRTAKMGWGVRALQTIPQGTFICEYVGELISDAEADVREDDSYLFDLDNKDGEVYCIDARYYGNISRFINHLCDPNIIPVRVFMLHQDLRFPRIAFFSSRDIRTGEELGFDYGDRFWDIKSKYFTCQCGSEKCKHSAEAIALEQSRLARLDPHPELLPELGSLPPVNP, from the exons ATGCGGGGTCTACCGAGAGGGAGGGGGTTGATGCGAGCCCGGGGGAGGGGTCGTGCGGCCCCCCCGGGCAGCCGAGGCCGCGGAAGGGGGGGGCCCCATAGAGGAAGAGGTAGGCCCCGGAGCCTACTCTCTCTTCCCAGAGCCCAGGCGTCCTGGGCTCCCCAACTTCCTACAGGGCTGACCAGCCCTCCTCTACCTTGTGTCCCCTGCCAGGGGGAGGCCCCTGCTGAGATGGGGGCGCTGGTGCTGGAGAAGGAGCCTAGAGGAGCCACTGAAAGAG TTCATGGCTCTTTGGGGGACACCCCTCGTAGTGAGGAGACCCTACCCAAGGCCAGTCCCGACTCCCTGGAGCCTGCTGGCCCCTCATCCCCAGCCTCTGTCACGGTCACCGTGGGTGATGAGGGGGCTGACACCCCTGTAGGAGCCACACCACTCATTGGAGATGAATCTGAGAATCTCGAGGGAGATGGGGACCTCCATGGGGGCCGCATCCTGCTGG GCCATGCCACAAAGTcattcccctcttcccccagcaAGGGGGGTGCCTGTCCCAGCCGGGCCAAGATGTCAATGACAGGGGCTGGAAAATCACCCCCATCGGTCCAGAGTTTAGCTATGAGACTGCTGAGTATGCCGGGAGCCCAGGGGGCGGCAGCAGCAGGGCCTGAACCCCCTCCGGCCACACCCAGCCCAGAGGGGCAGCCCAAGGTCCACCGAGCCAGAAAAACTATGTCCAAACCAGGAAATGGGCAG cccccagtccctGAGAAGCGGCCCCCTGAAGTGCAGCATTTCCGCATGAGTGATGACGTGCACTCCTTGGGGAAGATGACCTCAG aTGTGGCCAAAAGGAGGAAGCTGAACTCCAGTGGTGGCCTG TCTGAGGTTGAAGCTCTGGCTGAACAACtaagtgaggaagaggaggaagaggaggaggaggaagaagaggaagaggaggaagaagaagaagaggaagaagaagaggaagatgaggagtCTGGCAATCAGTCTGACAGG AGTGGTTCCAGTGGCCGGCGCAAAGCCAAGAAGAAGTGGCGGAAGGACAGCCCATGGGTGAAGCCATCCCGGAAACGGCGGAAGCGCGAGCCTCCACGGGCCAAGGAGCCACGAG gAGTGAATGGTGTGGGCTCCTCAGGCCCCAGTGAGTACATGGAGGTCCCTCTGGGGTCCCTGGAGCTGCCCAGCGAGGGGACCCTCTCCCCCAACCACGCTG GGGTATCCAATGACACGTCTTCACTGGAGACAGAGCGGGGGTTTGAGGAGCTGCCCCTCTGCAGCTGCCGCATGGAGGCACCCAAGATTGACCGCATCAGCGAGAGAGCTGGGCACAAGTGCATGGCCACAGAGAGTGTGGATGGAGAG CTGTCAGGCTGCAATGCCGCAATCCTCAAGCGGGAGACCATGAGGCCGTCAAGCCGCGTGGCACTAATGGTGCTCTGTGAGACCCACCGTGCCCGCATGGTCAAACACCACTGCTGCCCAGGCTGTGGCTACTTCTGTACGGCG GGCACCTTCCTGGAGTGCCACCCCGACTTCCGTGTGGCCCACCGCTTCCACAAGGCCTGTGTGTCCCAGCTGAACGGCATGGTCTTCTGTCCCCACTGTGGGGAGGATGCATCTGAGGCCCAGGAGGTGACCATCCCCCGGGGGGATGGGGTGACCCCACCAGCTGGCACCgcagcccctgcccccccacccctggctcaggATGCCCCCGGGAGAGCAGACACTTCCCAGCCCAG TGCCCGGATGCGAGGGCATGGGGAGCCCCGGCGCCCACCCTGTGACCCTCTGGCTGACACCATCGACAGCTCAGGGCCCTCCCTGACTCTTCCCAATGGGGGCTGCCTCTCAGCCGTGGGGCTGCCACCTGGGCCAGGCCGAGAGGCCCTGGAGAAGGCCCTGGTCATCCAGGAATCGGAGAG GAGGAAGAAACTCCGCTTCCACCCCCGGCAGTTGTACCTGTCGGTGAAGCAAGGGGAGCTGCAGAAGGTGATCCTGATGCTGT TGGACAACCTGGACCCCAACTTCCAGAGCGATCAGCAGAGCAAGCGCACGCCCCTGCACGCGGCCGCCCAGAAGGGCTCCGTGGAGATCTGCCACGTGCTGCTGCAG GCAGGAGCCAACATCAATGCAGTGGACAAGCAGCAGCGCACCCCGCTGATGGAGGCTGTGGTGAACAACCACCTGGAGGCAGCACGCTACATGGTGCAGCGTGGCGGCTGTGTCTACAGCAAG GAAGAGGATGGCTCCACCTGCCTCCACCATGCAGCCAAAATTGGGAATTTGGAGATGGTCAGCCTGCTGCTCAGCACAGGACAGGTGGACGTCAACGCCCAG gACAGTGGGGGATGGACGCCCATTATCTGGGCTGCGGAGCACAAGCACATTGAGGTGATCCGCATGCTGCTGACACGGGGCGCCGATGTCACCCTCACAGACAAC GAGGAAAACATCTGCCTGCACTGGGCCTCCTTCACTGGCAGTGCTGCCATCGCCGAGGTCCTCCTCAATGCACGCTGCGACCTCCACGCTGTCAACTACCACGGTGACACGCCCCTGCACATCGCAGCGCGGGAGAGCTACCACGACTGTGTGCT gCTGTTCCTGTCACGCGGGGCGAACCCTGAGCTGCGGAACAAGGAGGGGGACACAGCATGGGACCTGACTCCTGAGCGCTCCGACGTGTGGTTTGCACTGCAGCTCAACCGCAAGCTTCGTCTTGGAGTGGGGAATCGGGCCATCCGCACCGAGAAGATCATCTGCCG GGATGTGGCTCGGGGTTATGAGAATGTGCCTATTCCCTGCGTCAACGGTGTGGACGGGGAGCCCTGCCCGGAGGATTACAAGTACATCTCAGAGAACTGTGAGACGTCCACCATGAACATCGACCGCAACATCACCCACCTGCAA CACTGCACGTGTGTGGACGACTGTTCCAGTTCCAACTGCCTATGTGGCCAGCTCAGCATTCGCTGCTGGTATGACAAG GATGGACGGCTGCTCCAGGAATTTAACAAGATCGAGCCCCCACTGATTTTCGAGTGTAACCAGGCGTGTTCCTGCTGGAGAAACTGCAAGAACCGGGTGGTGCAGAGTGGTATCAA AGTGCGACTGCAGCTCTACCGAACAGCCAAGATGGGCTGGGGGGTCCGAGCCTTGCAGACCATCCCCCAAGGAACCTTCATCTGCGA GTACGTTGGGGAGCTGATCTCCGATGCTGAGGCTGATGTAAGAGAGGATGATTCTTATCTCTTCGACCTAGACAACAAA GACGGAGAGGTGTACTGCATTGATGCCCGTTACTATGGCAACATCAGCCGCTTCATCAACCACCTGTGTGACCCCAACATCATCCCTGTCCGTGTCTTCATGCTGCACCAGGACCTCCGGTTTCCACGCATTGCCTTCTTCAGTTCCCGAGACATCCGGactggggaggagctggg GTTTGACTATGGTGACCGCTTCTGGGACATCAAAAGCAAATACTTCACCTGTCAGTGTGGCTCTGAGAAGTGCAAGCACTCAGCCGAGGCCATTGCCCTGGAACAGAGCCGCCTGGCCCGCCTGGACCCCCACCCCGAGCTGTTGCCTGAGCTCGGCTCCCTGCCCCCAGTCAATCCCTGA
- the EHMT2 gene encoding histone-lysine N-methyltransferase EHMT2 isoform X5, producing MAAAAGAAAAAAAEGEAPAEMGALVLEKEPRGATERVHGSLGDTPRSEETLPKASPDSLEPAGPSSPASVTVTVGDEGADTPVGATPLIGDESENLEGDGDLHGGRILLGHATKSFPSSPSKGGACPSRAKMSMTGAGKSPPSVQSLAMRLLSMPGAQGAAAAGPEPPPATPSPEGQPKVHRARKTMSKPGNGQPPVPEKRPPEVQHFRMSDDVHSLGKMTSDVAKRRKLNSSGGLSEELGSARGSGEVTMEKGDPGSLEEWETVVGDDFSLYYDSYSVDERVDSDSKSEVEALAEQLSEEEEEEEEEEEEEEEEEEEEEEEEEDEESGNQSDRSGSSGRRKAKKKWRKDSPWVKPSRKRRKREPPRAKEPRGVSNDTSSLETERGFEELPLCSCRMEAPKIDRISERAGHKCMATESVDGELSGCNAAILKRETMRPSSRVALMVLCETHRARMVKHHCCPGCGYFCTAGTFLECHPDFRVAHRFHKACVSQLNGMVFCPHCGEDASEAQEVTIPRGDGVTPPAGTAAPAPPPLAQDAPGRADTSQPSARMRGHGEPRRPPCDPLADTIDSSGPSLTLPNGGCLSAVGLPPGPGREALEKALVIQESERRKKLRFHPRQLYLSVKQGELQKVILMLLDNLDPNFQSDQQSKRTPLHAAAQKGSVEICHVLLQAGANINAVDKQQRTPLMEAVVNNHLEAARYMVQRGGCVYSKEEDGSTCLHHAAKIGNLEMVSLLLSTGQVDVNAQDSGGWTPIIWAAEHKHIEVIRMLLTRGADVTLTDNEENICLHWASFTGSAAIAEVLLNARCDLHAVNYHGDTPLHIAARESYHDCVLLFLSRGANPELRNKEGDTAWDLTPERSDVWFALQLNRKLRLGVGNRAIRTEKIICRDVARGYENVPIPCVNGVDGEPCPEDYKYISENCETSTMNIDRNITHLQHCTCVDDCSSSNCLCGQLSIRCWYDKDGRLLQEFNKIEPPLIFECNQACSCWRNCKNRVVQSGIKVRLQLYRTAKMGWGVRALQTIPQGTFICEYVGELISDAEADVREDDSYLFDLDNKDGEVYCIDARYYGNISRFINHLCDPNIIPVRVFMLHQDLRFPRIAFFSSRDIRTGEELGFDYGDRFWDIKSKYFTCQCGSEKCKHSAEAIALEQSRLARLDPHPELLPELGSLPPVNP from the exons atggcggcggcggcgggagctgCAGCGGCGGCGGCCGCCGAG GGGGAGGCCCCTGCTGAGATGGGGGCGCTGGTGCTGGAGAAGGAGCCTAGAGGAGCCACTGAAAGAG TTCATGGCTCTTTGGGGGACACCCCTCGTAGTGAGGAGACCCTACCCAAGGCCAGTCCCGACTCCCTGGAGCCTGCTGGCCCCTCATCCCCAGCCTCTGTCACGGTCACCGTGGGTGATGAGGGGGCTGACACCCCTGTAGGAGCCACACCACTCATTGGAGATGAATCTGAGAATCTCGAGGGAGATGGGGACCTCCATGGGGGCCGCATCCTGCTGG GCCATGCCACAAAGTcattcccctcttcccccagcaAGGGGGGTGCCTGTCCCAGCCGGGCCAAGATGTCAATGACAGGGGCTGGAAAATCACCCCCATCGGTCCAGAGTTTAGCTATGAGACTGCTGAGTATGCCGGGAGCCCAGGGGGCGGCAGCAGCAGGGCCTGAACCCCCTCCGGCCACACCCAGCCCAGAGGGGCAGCCCAAGGTCCACCGAGCCAGAAAAACTATGTCCAAACCAGGAAATGGGCAG cccccagtccctGAGAAGCGGCCCCCTGAAGTGCAGCATTTCCGCATGAGTGATGACGTGCACTCCTTGGGGAAGATGACCTCAG aTGTGGCCAAAAGGAGGAAGCTGAACTCCAGTGGTGGCCTG TCGGAGGAGTTGGGTTCTGCCCGGGGTTCAGGAGAAGTGACCATGGAGAAAGGGGACCCAGGGTCCCTAGAGGAGTGGGAGACAGTGGTGGGGGacgacttcagcctctactacgaCTCCTACTCTGTGGATGAGCGTGTGGACTCTGACAGCAAG TCTGAGGTTGAAGCTCTGGCTGAACAACtaagtgaggaagaggaggaagaggaggaggaggaagaagaggaagaggaggaagaagaagaagaggaagaagaagaggaagatgaggagtCTGGCAATCAGTCTGACAGG AGTGGTTCCAGTGGCCGGCGCAAAGCCAAGAAGAAGTGGCGGAAGGACAGCCCATGGGTGAAGCCATCCCGGAAACGGCGGAAGCGCGAGCCTCCACGGGCCAAGGAGCCACGAG GGGTATCCAATGACACGTCTTCACTGGAGACAGAGCGGGGGTTTGAGGAGCTGCCCCTCTGCAGCTGCCGCATGGAGGCACCCAAGATTGACCGCATCAGCGAGAGAGCTGGGCACAAGTGCATGGCCACAGAGAGTGTGGATGGAGAG CTGTCAGGCTGCAATGCCGCAATCCTCAAGCGGGAGACCATGAGGCCGTCAAGCCGCGTGGCACTAATGGTGCTCTGTGAGACCCACCGTGCCCGCATGGTCAAACACCACTGCTGCCCAGGCTGTGGCTACTTCTGTACGGCG GGCACCTTCCTGGAGTGCCACCCCGACTTCCGTGTGGCCCACCGCTTCCACAAGGCCTGTGTGTCCCAGCTGAACGGCATGGTCTTCTGTCCCCACTGTGGGGAGGATGCATCTGAGGCCCAGGAGGTGACCATCCCCCGGGGGGATGGGGTGACCCCACCAGCTGGCACCgcagcccctgcccccccacccctggctcaggATGCCCCCGGGAGAGCAGACACTTCCCAGCCCAG TGCCCGGATGCGAGGGCATGGGGAGCCCCGGCGCCCACCCTGTGACCCTCTGGCTGACACCATCGACAGCTCAGGGCCCTCCCTGACTCTTCCCAATGGGGGCTGCCTCTCAGCCGTGGGGCTGCCACCTGGGCCAGGCCGAGAGGCCCTGGAGAAGGCCCTGGTCATCCAGGAATCGGAGAG GAGGAAGAAACTCCGCTTCCACCCCCGGCAGTTGTACCTGTCGGTGAAGCAAGGGGAGCTGCAGAAGGTGATCCTGATGCTGT TGGACAACCTGGACCCCAACTTCCAGAGCGATCAGCAGAGCAAGCGCACGCCCCTGCACGCGGCCGCCCAGAAGGGCTCCGTGGAGATCTGCCACGTGCTGCTGCAG GCAGGAGCCAACATCAATGCAGTGGACAAGCAGCAGCGCACCCCGCTGATGGAGGCTGTGGTGAACAACCACCTGGAGGCAGCACGCTACATGGTGCAGCGTGGCGGCTGTGTCTACAGCAAG GAAGAGGATGGCTCCACCTGCCTCCACCATGCAGCCAAAATTGGGAATTTGGAGATGGTCAGCCTGCTGCTCAGCACAGGACAGGTGGACGTCAACGCCCAG gACAGTGGGGGATGGACGCCCATTATCTGGGCTGCGGAGCACAAGCACATTGAGGTGATCCGCATGCTGCTGACACGGGGCGCCGATGTCACCCTCACAGACAAC GAGGAAAACATCTGCCTGCACTGGGCCTCCTTCACTGGCAGTGCTGCCATCGCCGAGGTCCTCCTCAATGCACGCTGCGACCTCCACGCTGTCAACTACCACGGTGACACGCCCCTGCACATCGCAGCGCGGGAGAGCTACCACGACTGTGTGCT gCTGTTCCTGTCACGCGGGGCGAACCCTGAGCTGCGGAACAAGGAGGGGGACACAGCATGGGACCTGACTCCTGAGCGCTCCGACGTGTGGTTTGCACTGCAGCTCAACCGCAAGCTTCGTCTTGGAGTGGGGAATCGGGCCATCCGCACCGAGAAGATCATCTGCCG GGATGTGGCTCGGGGTTATGAGAATGTGCCTATTCCCTGCGTCAACGGTGTGGACGGGGAGCCCTGCCCGGAGGATTACAAGTACATCTCAGAGAACTGTGAGACGTCCACCATGAACATCGACCGCAACATCACCCACCTGCAA CACTGCACGTGTGTGGACGACTGTTCCAGTTCCAACTGCCTATGTGGCCAGCTCAGCATTCGCTGCTGGTATGACAAG GATGGACGGCTGCTCCAGGAATTTAACAAGATCGAGCCCCCACTGATTTTCGAGTGTAACCAGGCGTGTTCCTGCTGGAGAAACTGCAAGAACCGGGTGGTGCAGAGTGGTATCAA AGTGCGACTGCAGCTCTACCGAACAGCCAAGATGGGCTGGGGGGTCCGAGCCTTGCAGACCATCCCCCAAGGAACCTTCATCTGCGA GTACGTTGGGGAGCTGATCTCCGATGCTGAGGCTGATGTAAGAGAGGATGATTCTTATCTCTTCGACCTAGACAACAAA GACGGAGAGGTGTACTGCATTGATGCCCGTTACTATGGCAACATCAGCCGCTTCATCAACCACCTGTGTGACCCCAACATCATCCCTGTCCGTGTCTTCATGCTGCACCAGGACCTCCGGTTTCCACGCATTGCCTTCTTCAGTTCCCGAGACATCCGGactggggaggagctggg GTTTGACTATGGTGACCGCTTCTGGGACATCAAAAGCAAATACTTCACCTGTCAGTGTGGCTCTGAGAAGTGCAAGCACTCAGCCGAGGCCATTGCCCTGGAACAGAGCCGCCTGGCCCGCCTGGACCCCCACCCCGAGCTGTTGCCTGAGCTCGGCTCCCTGCCCCCAGTCAATCCCTGA